In Candidatus Paceibacterota bacterium, one genomic interval encodes:
- a CDS encoding ParA family protein, translating into MPRIISIVNEKGGTGKTTTAVSLGSYLAKFGKKVLLLDLDPQCNATISLGFAPKTLPLSLYNSLSEEIPLSGTVKKTSLFNFDLIPATQDLAGSSVELLERKNRERVLENLISPIAGGYDFILLDPPPSLGILTINALFASNELIIPVQSEFFALKSLEQLFEIFNLLEKNVGKNFEEIWGLLTMYDKRNVLSRDIAKKTKEIFPGRVFETIIPRSIKLAEAPKFGKTIFQYAPDSKAARSYEMLAEELLNKKNK; encoded by the coding sequence ATGCCAAGGATTATTTCTATTGTTAACGAAAAAGGAGGAACTGGTAAAACAACAACAGCTGTCTCATTGGGTTCTTATTTGGCAAAATTTGGGAAAAAAGTTCTTCTTTTGGACCTTGACCCTCAATGCAACGCAACCATTTCCTTGGGTTTTGCACCAAAAACACTTCCCCTTTCTTTATATAATTCACTTTCAGAAGAAATTCCTTTAAGTGGAACCGTTAAAAAAACCTCACTTTTTAATTTTGATCTAATTCCCGCAACGCAAGATCTTGCGGGAAGTTCTGTTGAACTCTTGGAAAGAAAAAACAGAGAAAGAGTCCTGGAAAATTTAATTTCTCCAATAGCTGGGGGCTATGATTTCATTTTATTAGACCCCCCTCCATCTCTTGGAATTTTAACAATAAATGCTCTTTTTGCATCAAATGAACTTATTATTCCAGTCCAGTCAGAGTTTTTTGCCTTAAAAAGCCTTGAACAACTTTTTGAAATATTTAATCTCCTTGAAAAAAATGTAGGAAAAAATTTTGAAGAAATCTGGGGACTTTTGACAATGTATGATAAAAGAAATGTCCTCTCAAGAGATATTGCAAAAAAAACAAAAGAAATTTTTCCTGGCAGAGTCTTTGAAACAATAATACCACGAAGCATAAAATTGGCAGAAGCTCCAAAATTTGGTAAAACTATATTTCAATATGCTCCAGATTCAAAAGCCGCAAGATCATATGAAATGTTAGCTGAAGAATTATTGAATAAAAAAAATAAATAA